The following are from one region of the Deltaproteobacteria bacterium genome:
- a CDS encoding AraC family transcriptional regulator, with amino-acid sequence MNQGIDLLSDILKNSGMKRRVLSQRSFRSETHLPFPCEKSLGFHIVVQGKAYLHAVDKKEVIELSAGDIALMPRGSDHVVSTEPSLKGRAKSPQRSTSATPPLLTLVSGAYQFWNTPVHPFFSELPTWYVMRASELGRFDRLSILTSLLAEEIEKPDVGSQTITESLLDMIFSLIVRRILETKMSKPKTWGHALRDPQIRVVIEKMHSDVAHDWSIDDFATAAGLSRSAFAQRFKDVLGETPHKYLTAVRIQKAMELLSSTNEKIETIAEAVGYQDAFGFSKVFKKVAGVPPKEFRNRDRTESDAKYRFV; translated from the coding sequence ATGAATCAAGGAATTGATCTCCTTTCTGACATTCTTAAAAATAGCGGGATGAAGCGTCGGGTTCTAAGCCAGCGCTCCTTTCGGTCTGAAACTCACTTACCGTTTCCATGCGAAAAGAGCCTTGGCTTTCACATTGTCGTCCAGGGTAAAGCCTATTTGCATGCTGTCGACAAAAAGGAAGTGATTGAACTTTCAGCCGGTGACATTGCCCTTATGCCGCGAGGAAGTGATCATGTCGTCAGCACGGAGCCGTCCTTAAAGGGCAGAGCGAAGAGCCCGCAGCGCAGCACCTCCGCAACTCCTCCGCTTTTGACCTTGGTGAGCGGCGCCTATCAGTTTTGGAATACGCCCGTGCATCCGTTTTTTTCTGAACTGCCCACTTGGTATGTCATGCGCGCAAGTGAGCTCGGTAGATTCGATCGATTGTCGATTTTAACTTCTCTGTTGGCGGAGGAGATTGAAAAACCTGACGTAGGTTCTCAAACAATCACGGAATCGCTTCTCGACATGATTTTCTCGCTGATTGTACGTCGCATTTTAGAAACGAAGATGTCCAAACCAAAAACTTGGGGACATGCACTGCGCGATCCTCAGATTCGAGTGGTGATAGAAAAGATGCATTCAGACGTTGCCCACGATTGGTCGATTGATGACTTCGCCACTGCGGCCGGTCTGTCCCGATCTGCTTTCGCCCAGCGCTTTAAGGATGTCCTAGGCGAGACACCCCACAAATACCTGACAGCGGTTCGAATTCAAAAAGCAATGGAGCTCTTAAGTAGCACAAACGAAAAAATCGAGACGATAGCCGAAGCCGTCGGCTATCAGGACGCATTTGGTTTTTCGAAAGTTTTTAAAAAGGTGGCAGGAGTGCCACCCAAAGAATTTCGAAATCGCGATCGAACAGAGAGCGATGCAAAGTATCGCTTCGTCTAG
- a CDS encoding SDR family oxidoreductase, translating to MSQGQGKVLIVGASGTVGTELVKILKQKGVPLARATSKTSLESDQVHVDLLKRSDLGPAFKNVDRVFLLAPPGHTNQDEILSPVIEAAMKSGIKKIVMMSAMGANADDSAPMRKAEILVEKSGLPYNIIRPNWFMQNFNTFWLQGILQQGKVLLPVGSAKASFIDARDIAAVAAELLTGDKHANQAFDLTGVEAIDHSQAAKALSEVTGKDIRFQDITSDEMRGGLLGAGLPADYTEFLLVILNYLKLGYAERVTDSVEKITGRAPIRFQDYANDYKKSWL from the coding sequence ATGAGCCAAGGTCAGGGAAAAGTTCTCATAGTCGGGGCGAGCGGAACGGTCGGTACAGAGCTGGTCAAAATTTTAAAGCAGAAGGGTGTTCCTTTGGCGAGAGCGACGAGCAAGACTTCCTTGGAGTCAGATCAAGTGCATGTCGACTTGTTAAAGAGGTCCGACCTCGGACCAGCCTTCAAAAACGTCGACCGAGTTTTTCTTTTGGCGCCTCCTGGGCACACCAATCAAGATGAGATTTTGAGTCCGGTCATCGAAGCGGCAATGAAGAGCGGGATTAAGAAAATCGTTATGATGTCGGCTATGGGAGCCAATGCCGATGACAGTGCCCCGATGCGAAAGGCCGAGATCTTGGTCGAAAAGTCGGGACTACCTTACAACATCATTCGGCCAAATTGGTTTATGCAAAACTTCAACACGTTTTGGCTGCAGGGAATTCTTCAGCAAGGAAAGGTCTTGTTGCCGGTCGGGAGCGCGAAGGCGAGTTTTATAGATGCGCGTGACATTGCAGCAGTCGCAGCAGAGCTATTAACTGGCGATAAGCATGCGAATCAAGCGTTTGATCTGACGGGGGTCGAGGCGATCGATCACAGTCAGGCGGCGAAGGCTTTGAGTGAAGTCACAGGAAAAGACATTCGCTTCCAAGATATAACTTCGGACGAAATGCGAGGGGGACTTTTGGGGGCAGGGTTGCCGGCTGACTACACGGAATTTCTTTTGGTCATTCTCAACTATTTGAAACTTGGCTACGCCGAGCGCGTGACGGATTCGGTGGAGAAGATCACTGGACGTGCGCCGATTCGGTTTCAGGATTACGCCAATGATTATAAAAAGTCTTGGCTATAA
- a CDS encoding histidine kinase has product MRSFSGLFLLVFLVCELGVANTDTANETPKRQSGKALCQGKTPAKITLTSPGGGWTVSRMLEVSGSVSDLTCDPITVNINGDRYLLRTIGGKFKRKFPIAAGKNSVIVSATGPAGSASESRTVYGKVPPVAMTAILTSDTDGVYTDLHVYEPDPSLTNEKASVTAPSTHVFWANTNSPSGGQFYLNEQGGEFDQPGYGPYLYTHTSPPIGIYRIDANYWPSGDKAHTLGTLNLVLFGGTASEMRKMIKQPLVAPGETATLAWIKVGKNQTASVYIPGSDPKPKNTNIWPQFVIDAPDRVKSESGGGDGGY; this is encoded by the coding sequence ATGCGGTCGTTCAGCGGCCTGTTTCTTCTTGTATTTTTGGTGTGCGAATTAGGCGTTGCCAATACTGACACAGCGAATGAAACCCCGAAACGCCAATCTGGCAAAGCGCTTTGCCAAGGGAAAACACCGGCAAAAATTACGCTCACAAGTCCTGGAGGCGGTTGGACAGTCTCTCGAATGCTCGAAGTTTCGGGCTCGGTTTCCGACCTTACCTGTGACCCGATCACAGTGAACATCAATGGCGATCGATATTTACTAAGAACAATTGGCGGAAAATTTAAGCGGAAGTTTCCTATTGCGGCAGGAAAAAACTCGGTCATTGTTTCTGCAACAGGCCCAGCAGGTAGCGCTTCTGAAAGTCGCACCGTTTACGGAAAAGTTCCGCCAGTTGCGATGACCGCGATTCTGACAAGCGACACCGACGGTGTTTACACGGATCTTCATGTTTACGAACCCGATCCATCCTTGACCAACGAAAAGGCCTCGGTCACTGCTCCCAGCACCCACGTTTTCTGGGCTAATACCAATTCGCCATCTGGTGGTCAGTTTTATTTAAATGAACAGGGCGGAGAATTCGATCAGCCGGGCTACGGTCCGTACCTCTACACTCACACTTCGCCGCCGATTGGAATCTATCGCATCGATGCGAACTATTGGCCGAGCGGAGACAAGGCGCATACGCTTGGTACTTTGAATTTGGTTTTATTTGGCGGCACCGCAAGTGAAATGCGAAAGATGATCAAGCAGCCACTTGTGGCGCCAGGTGAAACGGCAACGCTTGCTTGGATCAAAGTTGGTAAAAATCAAACGGCCTCTGTTTACATTCCGGGGTCGGATCCAAAACCTAAGAACACAAACATCTGGCCGCAATTTGTGATCGATGCTCCGGATCGCGTGAAGTCCGAAAGCGGCGGCGGCGATGGCGGTTACTAG
- a CDS encoding DUF1175 family protein, with amino-acid sequence MAVTRFFSVRFLLAICFSLGMGFGSPIEANASTREDRVEFARHRLLETALQQANEISGYWDPGQRDCAGLVRFVYRQAVAGPAELWRDRSQQLKAFVAASELVAYNFTKIGDVVDRQRMETGDLLVYFRPNRKPVDTWHVMVLLKPPTGVRQEWLAIYHNGVAGPGGQVRLVTLKDLSSTVHSEWRPTGENVSFKGVYRWNQWVK; translated from the coding sequence ATGGCGGTTACTAGATTTTTCTCGGTTCGATTTTTGTTGGCGATTTGTTTTTCACTTGGGATGGGCTTTGGCTCTCCCATAGAAGCAAATGCCAGCACCCGCGAAGATCGGGTCGAGTTCGCCAGGCATCGCCTTTTAGAAACCGCTCTTCAGCAGGCAAATGAAATTTCAGGATACTGGGATCCTGGCCAGCGAGATTGCGCAGGTCTTGTCCGCTTTGTTTATCGGCAAGCGGTTGCGGGTCCTGCAGAATTGTGGCGAGACCGTAGTCAACAGCTAAAAGCCTTCGTGGCCGCCTCGGAACTTGTCGCCTACAACTTTACGAAAATCGGCGACGTTGTTGATAGGCAGAGAATGGAAACTGGCGATCTACTGGTTTACTTTAGGCCGAATCGAAAGCCAGTGGACACTTGGCATGTCATGGTTTTGTTAAAACCGCCGACGGGTGTGCGACAAGAATGGCTTGCCATTTATCACAACGGCGTGGCGGGGCCAGGCGGACAAGTACGCCTAGTTACCTTAAAAGATCTTTCTTCGACTGTGCATTCAGAGTGGCGACCGACCGGTGAAAACGTGTCGTTCAAAGGAGTTTACCGATGGAACCAGTGGGTCAAGTAA
- a CDS encoding helix-turn-helix transcriptional regulator, with product MSDLKAGQLKIALKSVLRLKGIKYEQLAEELHCSLPTVKRIMGPEELSLSRLLQICEVAEIDLSDLERLAGRQDRKEENFTPEQQEFLAQNKSYFGYLMALYSGDTPAKIAAKHKLTVRSTDKYLLQLEKLDLIKVTGRLKVKPRYEDLPALGNGPLARVYFESFIQSGAKFFAELIRDAIATVKKEDRMKTRFAIQSAKISKASYEAWVERQEKALLELVGTSKFEEKTLPVDQLMTVVVVHGHTLVPHTHPSLVQLDNVMGPIVNL from the coding sequence ATGAGCGATCTCAAAGCTGGGCAACTAAAAATCGCCCTCAAATCTGTGCTTAGGCTAAAAGGCATCAAGTACGAACAATTAGCTGAAGAGCTTCACTGTTCGTTGCCAACAGTGAAGCGGATCATGGGACCCGAAGAACTTTCGCTCTCTCGCCTTTTGCAAATCTGCGAGGTCGCCGAAATCGACCTCTCGGATCTTGAACGCTTAGCTGGACGACAAGACCGCAAGGAAGAAAATTTCACGCCAGAGCAACAGGAATTTCTAGCGCAAAACAAATCGTACTTCGGGTATTTAATGGCGCTTTACAGCGGCGACACGCCAGCAAAAATCGCGGCCAAACACAAGCTGACTGTTCGGTCGACCGATAAGTATCTTCTGCAATTGGAAAAGCTAGATTTGATCAAAGTCACCGGCCGCCTAAAGGTAAAGCCTCGCTACGAAGATCTCCCCGCGTTGGGGAACGGGCCGCTCGCCCGAGTCTACTTTGAATCCTTCATCCAAAGTGGCGCTAAGTTTTTTGCCGAGTTGATACGAGACGCAATCGCGACTGTTAAAAAAGAAGACCGCATGAAGACGAGGTTCGCGATCCAGTCAGCAAAAATCTCGAAGGCCTCTTATGAAGCCTGGGTCGAGCGACAAGAAAAAGCACTTCTCGAACTTGTTGGCACTTCTAAGTTCGAAGAAAAAACGCTGCCCGTAGACCAACTTATGACAGTCGTTGTCGTGCACGGCCATACTCTTGTTCCACACACCCACCCATCGCTTGTGCAGCTCGACAACGTAATGGGCCCGATTGTGAATCTTTAA
- a CDS encoding DUF1963 domain-containing protein, with product MGNAQSEVEMILKVFFKWSLVTAATFFLLTPVFFGLRASSLSWVLVVAVVFTLSSIAQKRKNIGSFDFLNLFRIASLTFVIQSVVVGVLYLIGHGIGRILSYNMEGQATSGLFEGLMLGLLVLSSVIVELTKSLTAKSAIKPSPGGAGGIDASTDFTALAARLRTSGVASATAPITYEPHVEGPDHFQIGDRKHGFSDKCIASFNDGKFQLEVYSDDGKGFRFSDFVFSGTEPRLKTSHPGGQSYIWESGFSFGDRFFGEIRIQPGVFAMKGEVRPDYEPAGSGIAVSVKMTLPAGSVDPRHFKFSSLAEAESAGPECVYSMNSTVTSGDEFTRILKFKKLTELIVRAELEAANVGGSLDTSSLLTGISQLRNLNRLWFTSDVPVEIPNELFSIPSLTDLSFSAQAKDLPVDIMKLKNLESLRISGNLFTTLPNEIGDHPRLRYLNIEDCRFETLPPSVAKIKTVKIENHQRALYMDLSYPHGKDVMLDHEIFLARSDRASREILDQKIDAGGLGDFKDLFHKLSRRSIDLRTPRDLSPEKLADLQSKLVVGASRLGGSPDLPSIGDWPVAEDHTDVERKMRFLAQLNCADLAKLQDYLPRSGLISFFIDQWNDHPSIVRAIYFPSIEGLSTVKPPEAESLSDGEPADAFPGVPLEQQILISIPDLSVDEGLLGPKLAEDFKRLWDDGHGDAYEKLKADLDSIQANGGGRYGPHTINAFVFTQGSTPEMEAAEEKLGAVGDWVNLISIGFDRNVGFQFGDCGTLTICIHKSDLATRNFSRVFPFFYSS from the coding sequence ATGGGAAACGCTCAAAGCGAAGTTGAAATGATACTAAAAGTATTTTTTAAGTGGTCCTTAGTAACCGCTGCGACATTCTTCCTTTTGACGCCTGTGTTCTTTGGACTCAGGGCATCCTCACTTTCTTGGGTTCTTGTGGTCGCGGTTGTATTCACGCTTAGTTCAATAGCGCAAAAACGCAAAAACATCGGGTCGTTCGATTTTTTAAATTTATTCAGAATCGCTTCGTTAACGTTTGTCATTCAGTCGGTTGTTGTGGGTGTGCTTTATCTTATTGGCCACGGCATCGGTAGAATTCTTTCCTACAATATGGAAGGTCAAGCGACGTCAGGACTATTCGAAGGCCTGATGCTTGGGCTTCTTGTTCTATCGAGTGTCATCGTCGAGCTGACGAAGTCACTGACGGCGAAAAGCGCGATTAAGCCGTCGCCCGGCGGCGCGGGCGGAATTGATGCTTCGACCGACTTCACAGCGCTGGCCGCGCGCTTGCGTACCTCCGGCGTTGCGAGTGCTACTGCCCCTATCACCTATGAGCCACATGTTGAAGGGCCCGATCATTTTCAAATTGGCGATCGTAAGCATGGTTTTTCTGATAAATGCATAGCCAGTTTCAATGATGGCAAATTTCAGTTGGAAGTTTATAGCGACGACGGAAAAGGTTTTCGTTTCAGCGATTTTGTTTTTTCTGGAACCGAGCCTCGGTTAAAAACTTCGCATCCCGGCGGTCAAAGTTACATCTGGGAATCTGGATTTTCGTTTGGCGACAGGTTCTTCGGAGAAATTCGAATTCAGCCAGGCGTATTCGCAATGAAGGGCGAAGTGCGACCCGATTACGAGCCCGCTGGATCTGGGATTGCGGTTTCCGTAAAAATGACTTTGCCAGCTGGGTCTGTCGACCCGCGGCACTTTAAGTTTTCTTCTTTGGCGGAAGCCGAGTCCGCCGGCCCAGAATGTGTCTATTCAATGAATTCGACCGTAACAAGCGGCGACGAATTTACCAGGATCCTTAAGTTTAAGAAGCTAACCGAACTAATTGTTCGGGCCGAACTTGAAGCCGCGAATGTCGGTGGCTCGCTAGACACATCCTCATTGCTAACGGGGATTTCTCAGCTTCGGAATTTGAATCGACTTTGGTTTACTTCCGACGTTCCTGTTGAAATTCCAAATGAACTTTTCAGTATACCGTCTTTGACGGACCTGTCGTTTTCCGCTCAGGCGAAAGATCTTCCCGTCGACATCATGAAGCTTAAAAATCTCGAATCTCTTCGGATCAGCGGCAATCTGTTTACGACGCTCCCAAATGAAATCGGAGATCACCCACGCCTCAGGTACTTGAATATTGAAGATTGCCGGTTCGAAACCTTGCCTCCATCCGTCGCGAAAATAAAAACGGTAAAAATTGAAAATCATCAGCGGGCGCTTTACATGGACCTTTCCTATCCACATGGAAAAGACGTCATGCTTGATCACGAAATTTTCCTCGCACGAAGCGATAGAGCATCGCGAGAAATTCTTGACCAGAAAATCGATGCCGGCGGACTGGGCGATTTTAAGGACCTTTTCCATAAGCTTTCGAGGCGTTCGATCGATCTCAGAACTCCTCGTGACCTTTCGCCTGAAAAGCTTGCGGACCTACAAAGTAAACTCGTAGTTGGCGCCTCCCGCCTTGGTGGATCGCCGGATCTTCCTTCTATTGGGGACTGGCCTGTGGCGGAAGATCACACCGATGTAGAACGAAAGATGCGTTTCTTGGCACAGCTTAACTGCGCTGATTTAGCGAAGTTACAGGACTATCTTCCGCGTAGCGGTTTGATTTCGTTTTTCATCGACCAATGGAATGATCATCCATCGATCGTACGCGCCATCTACTTTCCGTCGATCGAGGGTTTATCAACCGTGAAACCTCCTGAAGCCGAGTCGCTAAGTGATGGCGAACCTGCAGACGCTTTTCCAGGAGTGCCGTTGGAGCAGCAAATTTTGATTTCGATTCCCGATCTTTCCGTGGACGAAGGACTTCTGGGGCCAAAGTTAGCCGAGGATTTCAAACGGCTTTGGGATGACGGTCACGGTGACGCCTATGAAAAGTTGAAAGCTGATCTAGATTCTATTCAGGCAAACGGTGGTGGACGCTATGGTCCCCACACCATCAATGCTTTTGTCTTCACTCAAGGGTCGACGCCTGAAATGGAAGCAGCTGAAGAAAAACTTGGCGCCGTTGGCGATTGGGTAAACCTCATATCGATTGGCTTTGACCGGAACGTCGGCTTTCAGTTCGGAGACTGCGGCACACTTACGATCTGTATTCACAAATCCGATCTCGCCACGCGAAATTTCTCTCGTGTTTTCCCATTTTTTTATTCAAGCTAG
- a CDS encoding ASCH domain-containing protein has translation MKLKGLIVREKPMAKILSGVKTWEIRSRRSHIRGKIALITSGSGTVVGTAEVVDCIGPLTVAQWNSSLRRMGLTKENRIQSKREIGDLYAWVLKSAKKLKKPVRYKHKPGIINWHPVEI, from the coding sequence ATGAAGTTAAAAGGACTAATTGTTCGTGAGAAGCCGATGGCTAAAATTCTCTCAGGAGTAAAAACTTGGGAGATTAGGAGTCGGAGATCTCATATACGGGGAAAAATTGCTCTAATAACATCAGGTTCAGGCACTGTTGTCGGCACCGCTGAGGTCGTAGATTGTATTGGGCCTCTTACAGTGGCGCAGTGGAACAGCAGTTTACGCCGAATGGGACTTACGAAAGAGAATCGAATTCAATCAAAACGGGAAATTGGTGATTTATACGCTTGGGTGCTTAAATCTGCCAAAAAATTGAAGAAACCAGTTCGCTATAAGCACAAACCGGGAATCATCAACTGGCATCCTGTCGAAATCTGA
- a CDS encoding DUF2779 domain-containing protein has protein sequence MPKAISKSKFMAGLQCQKRLYLEVYAPHERPEAVAATERQFDEGHEVGALARTRFPGGVLIDGKPWEFSKLSDQTRAAIESGVPAIYEASFQADGLFARIDILRRGAKKGQWDVIEVKKSTSVKAEHLPDIAFQVHLAKEAGLKVGKCYVMHINNQCIYPDLSNLFTLVDVTEESTALSKEVKKQILTAKKTLTRKKVPDIEIGRHCSSPYECPFTEQCWKHVPSHNVLDLPRSAGWPSFEKGVLKISELDESKFKGINRRIIEVVKSGKRFVDADGISTAIADWTYPLYFLDFESINPAIPRFSGTKPYEQIPFQFSCHVLEKPNSKSIVHFEFLHESNDDPREKFVIALLKAVGTTGSIVSYNKGFEAQVMDKCGKWFPKYEKKLKAAKGRLVDPMTVINKHVYDAAFRGSFSLKYVAPALLGENFDYSQMEVGGGSEAQALYEEMISSNTSPDRSREIRKALIEYCKLDTLSMVELFKWLRLQAKD, from the coding sequence ATGCCAAAAGCAATTAGCAAATCAAAATTCATGGCGGGCCTTCAGTGCCAGAAGAGGCTTTACCTCGAGGTCTATGCTCCTCATGAACGTCCAGAGGCTGTTGCCGCAACCGAACGCCAGTTTGATGAAGGGCACGAAGTCGGTGCGCTTGCGCGAACGCGGTTTCCCGGCGGCGTGTTGATTGATGGAAAGCCATGGGAGTTTTCAAAACTCAGCGACCAAACTCGTGCGGCAATCGAATCTGGTGTGCCTGCTATTTACGAAGCATCGTTTCAGGCAGACGGTCTGTTTGCTCGAATCGACATTTTAAGGCGAGGTGCAAAAAAAGGACAATGGGATGTGATCGAGGTAAAGAAATCGACCTCGGTAAAGGCTGAACATCTTCCTGATATCGCGTTTCAAGTGCATCTTGCAAAAGAGGCGGGGCTAAAGGTTGGGAAGTGCTATGTTATGCACATTAACAATCAGTGTATTTACCCAGATCTTTCAAATCTTTTTACGTTGGTAGATGTGACGGAAGAATCCACGGCTTTGTCGAAAGAAGTCAAAAAGCAGATTCTGACGGCTAAGAAGACGCTTACGCGAAAAAAAGTACCAGATATTGAAATCGGGCGCCATTGCAGTTCTCCCTATGAATGCCCCTTCACCGAACAATGTTGGAAACACGTCCCCAGCCACAATGTCTTGGACCTTCCTCGCTCGGCTGGTTGGCCGTCTTTTGAAAAGGGTGTCTTAAAAATTTCAGAGCTTGATGAAAGTAAGTTCAAAGGCATCAATCGACGCATTATTGAAGTCGTAAAATCTGGAAAACGATTTGTGGATGCTGACGGCATTTCTACCGCGATCGCCGATTGGACATATCCGCTTTATTTTCTCGATTTTGAAAGCATCAATCCGGCGATCCCACGATTTAGTGGAACAAAGCCCTACGAACAAATTCCATTTCAATTTAGCTGCCACGTTTTGGAAAAACCAAATTCGAAGTCGATTGTACATTTCGAATTTCTGCACGAATCAAACGATGACCCGCGAGAAAAATTTGTTATCGCACTTTTGAAAGCGGTCGGTACAACCGGATCGATCGTTTCCTACAATAAGGGTTTTGAAGCCCAGGTGATGGATAAGTGTGGAAAATGGTTTCCGAAGTACGAGAAAAAGCTTAAGGCCGCAAAAGGTCGTCTCGTAGATCCGATGACTGTTATCAACAAGCACGTGTATGATGCTGCTTTCCGAGGAAGTTTCAGTTTAAAGTACGTGGCGCCTGCACTATTGGGAGAGAATTTTGACTACTCACAGATGGAAGTTGGCGGCGGAAGTGAGGCGCAAGCGCTGTATGAAGAGATGATTTCTTCAAATACTTCGCCAGATCGCTCGCGCGAAATTCGAAAAGCACTCATCGAGTATTGCAAACTAGATACGCTGTCGATGGTCGAACTTTTTAAATGGCTGAGACTTCAAGCGAAAGATTAG
- a CDS encoding type II toxin-antitoxin system RelE/ParE family toxin: protein MKRIFVESEDFRQKVEQLHDDELLKRIQNLILEDPNSGDVIQGTGGLRKIRVGAKGKGTSGGIRVFYLDLPTAEKCYLLFILEKSERENISVREKNEIKQLVTRLKIEAKMKKLKKSKSTKTKLGRGLIKGLKEAVAFEKGQINLRTKSAEIPDVPPTFTKTQVKEVRERLLNVSQPVFALMLGVSDGAVKAWEQGANEPSGSAARLIQIAKNDPDLFKSLMMRIAN from the coding sequence ATGAAGCGCATTTTCGTTGAGTCCGAGGATTTTAGGCAGAAAGTCGAACAGCTTCATGATGATGAACTTTTAAAAAGGATTCAGAACCTTATTCTCGAGGATCCAAATTCCGGCGATGTCATTCAGGGAACTGGTGGACTTAGAAAAATTCGAGTTGGAGCAAAGGGCAAAGGTACCAGCGGTGGTATTCGAGTCTTCTATCTCGATCTTCCCACGGCCGAGAAGTGCTATCTTCTATTTATTCTTGAAAAATCAGAAAGAGAAAACATCAGTGTTCGCGAAAAAAATGAAATCAAGCAGCTCGTAACAAGGCTAAAAATAGAGGCTAAAATGAAAAAACTTAAAAAATCGAAATCCACAAAAACCAAGCTCGGCCGCGGATTGATCAAAGGCCTCAAAGAAGCGGTCGCCTTTGAAAAAGGACAGATTAATCTAAGAACGAAGTCCGCCGAGATCCCTGACGTGCCCCCAACTTTTACCAAGACACAGGTAAAAGAAGTAAGAGAGCGGCTATTGAATGTGAGCCAACCGGTGTTTGCGTTAATGCTTGGCGTATCCGATGGAGCCGTCAAAGCCTGGGAACAAGGTGCCAACGAACCAAGCGGAAGTGCTGCTCGCTTGATTCAGATCGCAAAGAACGACCCCGACTTATTTAAGTCATTGATGATGCGCATTGCGAATTAG